The following are encoded in a window of Cervus canadensis isolate Bull #8, Minnesota chromosome 11, ASM1932006v1, whole genome shotgun sequence genomic DNA:
- the COLCA2 gene encoding colorectal cancer-associated protein 2 → MSEKPKVYQGVRVKITVKELLQQRRAHQAASGGTQSGGNSVHLSDPVPPSSAGLYFEPEPIPSTPNYFQPREFSSCVSCEENPGFLDQIFDSYLQPETHPDPSLSSMQSTPHYFPDSFQAAPFCFNQSLMPESPSDSSALSGSLDYNYCPAQLPSYAPESHTALPALDPRNCGHPSGDYTYAHAQYDSFAPSSVCCCASCEAERLDAFRASDCFSYPSTDYVNFAPSAAAGSDFYKRETNWDICYS, encoded by the exons ATGTCGG AAAAACCTAAGGTGTATCAAGGTGTCCGGGTGAAGATCACGGTGAAGGAGCTGCTGCAGCAGAGACGGGCACATCAGGCAGCCTCAGGGGGAACC CAGTCCGGAGGCAACAGTGTCCACCTTTCAGACCCAGTCCCACCATCTTCTGCAG gACTGTATTTTGAGCCCGAACCAATTCCTTCCACACCCAATTATTTCCAACCCCGAGAATTTTCCAGTTGTGTTTCTTGTGAAGAAAACCCAGGCTTTCTGGACCAGATATTTGATTCCTACCTTCAGCCAGAGACACACCCGGATCCTTCGCTCAGTTCCATGCAAAGTACTCCACACTATTTCCCAGACAGCTTCCAAGCTGCCCCTTTCTGCTTTAACCAGAGCCTG ATGCCAGAATCGCCTTCGGATTCCTCCGCTCTGTCTGGCTCCTTAGACTACAATTACTGTCCTGCTCAGCTGCCTTCGTACGCCCCGGAGAGTCACACCGCTCTGCCTGCGCTGGACCCCAGGAACTGCGGCCACCCCTCGGGAGATTACACCTACGCGCACGCGCAGTATGATAGCTTCGCCCCGTCCTCCGTCTGCTGCTGCGCCTCCTGTGAGGCCGAACGCTTGGACGCCTTCCGAGCCTCGGACTGCTTTTCCTACCCCAGCACAGACTATGTGAACTTCGCTCCCTCCGCAGCAGCAGGCAGTGATTTCTATAAGAGGGAAACAAACTGGGACATCTGCTACAGTTAA